The window TCTTGCATAATTGGCGAAGATCCAACTAAATCCGCCGCATGTTTTATAGGCAAGCTTCGTAGGTTTAATTCACTAATGCTTTTAAATTTTTCCCCATTTAAATACCTTTTGTAAATTTCCGATATTTTCAAGTTGTATTGCCCCCTTTTACACCACCGATTCCGTTTGCGTATATTGTAGTATATTCCCATCATTCAAAAAGTTATTCAAATATATGTGAAAAGCCTTCATATAGAGCATCTTGTTTCATCATGCTTTACTACAAGTGAAATTGCTCATACAATTTTCATTTAGTTACCATAATAATATTATGTTAACCTAATTGATTGAAAGGATTATTTTCTATCACTCGTTCAATTTCTTTGTCTTCCACATGTGTATAGATTTGTGTAGTTGATACACTGGTGTGACCCAAAATGTGCTGTAAACTTCTAATATCAGCACCACTTTTATACATAATAGTTGCAGATGTATGCCTTAGCTTGTGCGGTGTTAGTTTTTCTTTGTTTAAGCCAGAATCCTGGTTGATTTGTTTGATGATTTTTGCCACGGTTTGCCGTGTTAGTCTAGTTCCTTTTTGTGACAGGAATAGCGCTTGATTTGTAGATGCATCTTGTATGTATTGGCGTTCTTTTTCCATATATTTATGTAGTGAAACGGTACAAGCTTTGTTTAGGAAAACGGTACGTTCTTTATCCCCTTTACCTATCACATGCAATACATTGTCTTGAATAGATGTAAGGTTTAAACTGCATAGCTCCGAGACACGAAGACCTAAATTTAAAAAGAACATGATCATACTATAATTTCGATAGTAATGATTACTTTTTTTTATTCCTCTTATAAATATTTCTGCCTCTTGTTGATCCATATAAATCGGCTTTTTCTTACCGATTTTCGGTGTTTCCAATTCATCCGCTGGATTTTCGTCCAACATTCTTCTTTTCCCCTTCAAATATTTAAAAAAGGATTTAAGCGTCGCTGCCTTCCTTGCACGAGAAGCAGCACTATTACTGCGCTGTATTTCACAGTATTCCAAAAACAAATACATATCTTCCAGTGAAATTTCTTTTATAAAATCAATCGTTACATCTTTAATAATGATTTCATCGATTTTAGTTATATCCATATCATTTTCCGCTGCTATTAGAAATCTTAAAAATAAAGTGATGTCATACTCATACTCTTTTCGTGTTCGTAAAGATTTCCCCTTAATAGTCGTTAAATAGACCAGAAAATCTTTTACTATTTTTGGTAATTCTCTTCGCATTGCTTCCACCTCTTCTACTCCCATTTTATCACAAAATAAGGTTCCCAAATATGTATTTGGGAACCTTATTAAAAATATCGTAGTTTTCTTAAAGAAAAAGATAGTTTAATCAAATATTCACAAAAAATCACCATGCTTCAGATTGGCTCTGAGAGTATTTTAGATTTTGTTTTGTGTGTCATCGTGCGTAACTTCACTCTAAATGCAAATTCGCTTTTTGATGAACCACTTCACCAGTAAAGAGTTTTGAAAACATATTATAATACTATCTTTTCGAACAACAAATGTTGTATGCTCCCTTTTAATTACTGTTGGAGTATATTTTCGTAAACTTGATTTCATCTAGCTCTAGTCTTGAAATAAATAGAAAATTGAGCATTTCCTTAAATCTATCCTGTAAAATGTCGATTTGAATTTCACAGGTGGAGAATGCTCTATGCCTTATATAAACAAGATTAAAAATTATTCCGTAAATAGATGGGGTAAAAAATTATTGTGCTTCGTTATTCCGAAATAGTTTCTCTGAATGATCTTCTTCCTGAATTAACCTTACTAATATTCACTGTTAGGTTTCTTATGGAGTTTTCTGTCAATTCAACCTTACCTTCTTTTTGAACCTTTTTCCACACTTTAACATTGTCTCTATACAAGTATTCCGATAAACGATAAATATCAATGTCCTGTTTTAATGCTTCTGTATAAGTTTCTTCAATTTCTTTCTTAACTTCTTTTCCTACACCTTTACGAACTTCTGCTTCTGTTATTTTACTTATAAATCCACTTACTGTAGCCTCCATTTTTATATTAATATCAAACATCACTTCACCTTTATCAGTAACTGGTTTTACATTCACCTCGATTTTATCTAAAGCAACAGTAAGATAGTTATCATTATTCAAATTTAAATTGACTGTTATTTCTCCTCTTTTTGTTTCATTAGTCATCCACTGTAATCCTCTGACTTTGTCTAGCATTATAGTTTGCTTAAAGCCCTTCGGAGTGATCACACTAACTCCTGTCATGGCTGCAACTTTATCAGGACCTTTTTCCGTTTCCCAATTCTCTTTAATAGATACCAACGGAATATTTACTTCATGGCTTGGCTCATTCAGTCTTATAATCATCTTTCGTAAATTGATTGGTTCAATAAAGGATTCTTGTTTATATGAATTCATTGGATCAGCAATTTTAGATTGCGAAATTGCTTTATTTAAGATCGGAGTTAGTAACATAACTTCTTTCACAGAATCTTGTGTACTATACACCCAGGTTTGATATCTAGTTTCTCTATATCGAACAAAAGTGTTTACAATCGGATTGGCATTACCATTTTTGAGCACTTCTTCTGATAAAACAAGATACGTCAAGTGCCCCCAAAAGAGCTTTTGATCCATTGAATGATATAGCTCAAATAACGCTTCATCTACAGTTTTACCAGAAGCATGACCCACTTCAGCTTGAGTAGCCTGAGGATTAGGTTGTTCCGTTTTTGCCAACATAGTAAAATCAATAATTTGAGCATATACTTCATACTTATCATCTTTATAATCTATTCCTAAACCATATATATAAAGCATTCTTTCAGGCTCGTTCTCATCCCAACACCCTGAAAGAAGGATTAGAAGCGAAATAAAAATGATTACTATTTTTTTCTTCATTTTTGTACCTCTTTAGTTCGTGTATCGTCTTGAGGATCTAACACCTTCGGACGCTTATTATAATATTTCGAAGGCATTCGGAATAATGATTTGGATATAGTTGACCAACTTAAATCTGATGCAATATTCATGTAGGGAACGCCAAATATTCGAATATTCGATAAATAAATAATTGTAAAGTAAAATCCAATAAAAAAGCCGAACAAACCAAAAAATGCAGTAATAAAAATTAAACAAATTCGTAATATGCTTACCGCTGTTACTAAAGATTGATTGACCAAAGTAAATGTTGATATGGTTGAAATAGCAATAATAACGATCATTGCAGGACTCGTAAGACCTGCTCGAATTGCAGCGTCACCAATGATTAATCCTCCAACAACACTGATAGTACCACCAATGACAGACGGCAGTCGTAGTCCTGCTTCACGGAACAATTCAAACATAGCTAACATGAGGAGCATTTCAAGCACAGAAGGCAGAGGGAGACCTGTATTTGCTTGCACGACTGTTGCAAGTAATTGGAGTGGCATTTGATTTTGGTGATATGATGTTAATGCTAGCCAAAAAGCAGGTAGAAACAAACCAATTAATATGCCTGCCACACGGAGTATTCGTTCAAGTGAACTGAAAATAACGGGATATTCGTTATCCTCACCTGACTTTAAAAGTAAAAATAAATTCACGGGAGTGATTATGGCATATGAAACCCCATCAACAAAAATGAGAAATCTACCTCTCACAAGAGCTTGGATAGCGTAATCTGGTCTCCCTGTATAATCATTTCGAGGAAATATTTTAGCGCTTTTGTTGACCTTTTCCATCAATATATCCCCACTGAAAATAATATCTGTGTCAACTTTTCTTAACTGTTCTTTTATTTCAGTTAAAATGTCTTTATTTGCGATATCGTCAAAATATAGTATTGCAACCGACGTTTTTGAACGTTTTCCCAAAACGAATTTTTCCACGCATAGTGAATTTGTTGGCAATCTTTTTCGTATTAAGGCAATATTCACAGAAATATCCTCAATAAAATTGTCTCTCGGTCCTTTTATTAAAACTTCCATTCTCGTCTCTTCAGGATTCCGATTCGGTTTTTTCGCAATATTGCTCGAAAATAATAGGTTTTCAGCATCAAAATAAAGTAACAAATGCCCTGTATATACAAGTGAAATAGCTTCAGCCTTGTCTTCCACTTTTATTAAATCTGGAATGTGTAATTGGGCAAACATAGCTTCTTCCATCGATTTATCCACCACATTTTCACACAATAGTTGAACACGTTTAACAATGACATCATTTAATAAATGCTGGTCAATCATTGCGTCACATGTAATGAACATAACTTTATGCTGTTGGAATGTATACTCTTGGAATTGTACATCAGCGGAATTCTTAAATAACTGATGCAAGGTGTTAGATTCAATTGTCTCGACATCTGATTGCATCCCTATACACCACTTCCCTTGTGAATTTCCTATTTATATCTTTTTAGAAGACTTTCCTGAAATCCAAGCAACACTTGCAAAAAAGATTGACAATATGAAAAAGAAGAAGAACGTAGTTACTAAAAAATAATTCCTTTTAATCTCAAGAAAAAGACTTTCACTTAAAAGAAATAACAATAAACAAGTCAAGAAAAAAGCTGGTAAAAGTATGATCCAAATTTGCTTTTTTTTCCTATTCATTTTTAACACGTCTGCAACAATAAATAAGATGAATCCTACTCTTATTAGTGCACCTGTAAGCCATTGATAAATAGAGAAAAAATCCATATGTTCAAGGTAACGGCCTATTGATACAAGTCCCCATTCTTCATAAGCAGGATACCTTTGCTTAGCCGCTTCAACTGGACCAAACTCAGTAATTGCACCCATGAGAGGACCAATTGTCAAACCCATTAAAATAAATAGCATTAGCGCATAATGGAACCATTTAATGCGTTTTTTGAAATGATGCTGTAGGAATAGGAGCAGTAGCAATTCTACAAATCCAGATGCGGGATATACCATTCCGTCAAAAACTGGTTGAAAACCATTTTCAAAAAAAGGGCGCAATAAATTGTAATCTTTCACTTGAATATTCACAAACGCTACAAAAAAACCTAAAACAACTACTCCAAAAAGAACAATTACGTTAACTATCGCAATTGTTTGTATGTTTGTTGAAGCTAATAGAATACAAAGTACTGTGTAGATGATTAATAACAAAAACGAGGGTGTTTTTGGTAAAAAGGTTGTAGTTACCCATTTCAATGTTTCAACCATCGTAAATGCTGCAAGTATAACAAGATAAACTGCAATAATATTTAGCACAATGGTAGAACCAACCGTTCCAATTACCGACTTTAACCAATCTCCAATCGGCGCTTGTTTTGATTTGTGCTGGACATAAACTAAAAGAAATAACCAAGGTGCTATTGCCATCGCAGCGAATAGGACAGATACCCATCCATCTCTACCTCCGACAAGTAAAAGTGGTGGAAGGATAGTTACATGATTTTTTAAACCGATAACCGTCATCGATAAGAAGATGACATGTAATATACTAATTGGTCCAACGACTTTCAAATTACAACCCTCTAACATTTATTGATATTGCATAGTATTGACAATGAAACCGAAGATTATAAGTGAACCATTTAGATAATTGATGTATTTTAACTTCCAGACAAGAAACTAATTTTGTTGGATATAAAATTCCTTGTGATAATATTTTCAAGTAATTATAACCCTACTTTATAGTCAAAAAAATACCAAGAGTCTATTAAACTCTCGGTACATTTTAATACTTATATTGTTAAAGAAATTGCTTCTTTTTGATATACCATCTTGCCATGGTGGTAAGTTTCTTATAAGTAAATTTGGTCAATTTCTTCACATACTACTTTTGTTACAGCAAATTTTATGCCGACGAAGGATGTACTCGTTCAGCCCATGCAGTTGCTGGTGCATCAGAAGAAATTTTTAAAATTCTTAATTCATTGAACCTCCACAGAATTGATAGAATGCGATGCGTTATTTTTTTTCACAAAAAACTTATGAATTATACTTCCTACAACAAATCCAACAATTGCAGGTACTAACCAACTGAAGCCATTTGAACTTAGAGGTAGATTTGCAATAATATTTGTCACAAAAGGTATTGATAAACCAAGTGAACCAACAGTTTCAAAAAGACTAACAATGAACGTTAACAAAATAGCTCCTTGATAAGATCCTGGATTTGGAACAAAATTACGGAAAGTACCTAGAATTACTAATACAATTGCCACCGGGTATAATGCCGTGAAGATTGGCATTGCATAAGTGACGATTGCTCCAACTCCAGCGGATCCTATTACACTACCAACAATACATACAATAGCAACCCATAGCCGATAGCTTAGTTTGTTTTTCGTTAAGTCATTCAAGAAGTCTGCAATTACTGCAATCACACCAATAGCTGAAGTTAAACACGCCAATGCAATCGCAACAGCTAGAGCTATAGAACCAAAATTACCGAGTGATATTTCTATTAGGTTGGAAACTAAAGCAGTGTCTTCAATTCCAGTTTGAAAAAGACCACTTCCTGAAGCTCCGAGATATAATAATCCTCCATAAACAATTAGTAATCCTATACCAGCAATTAGCGTTCCTGTTAATGCCATCGAACGAGCTTGCTTACCTTTATAACCAAAAGCCGTTATTGCAGCTATAAATATTGGTGCACAAAAGATTCCAGTTACTACGTCCCCAGTTTGATAAGCACTTATGAAAGCATTTGAGAAAGAATTTTTTATCTCAGTTACAACAGGTACACCGATTGGATCAAAAATACCTTTTCCAACGATGAACAAAAGAATAATTACTAACACAGGTGTAAGAAATTTACCTATTTTATCTATAACATTTGATTTATCCATTGCAAAATAAAAACAAATGGCAAAAAACACGACAATAGTGACTAAAGAGGGCACCTTTGGAAACAACTGGTGAACCCCTAGCTCATGTGTTGTTGCTGACATCCTTGGAATAGTTACTAGCATTCCAATGCCGACCATTAATAGTAAGTTAAAAGCTTTATAAAACCATGGGCTAATCGGTCTTGTTAAGTCTTCAAACCTACCTCCTGCATTTAAGATTGCAACCACTGCTAAAAGTGGCAAAACAATGCCTGTTACACAAAACCCAATTAATGCGGATACCCATTCAGATCCCGAAACATTTCCAATGGAAGGTGGGAATATTAAATTACCAGCACCAAAAAATATCGCAAATAATGCAAAACCTACTATCATACTATGTTGAATTGGTTTTTTCATACGTTTACCCCTCTTCTCGTTCTTTCCCTATTGAAAACCCTTACAAAACAAACGACATTCTAAGCATCTAAATGTATAAATCAATGTTTTAATTTTCTAATAGATGCTTTTATCATAATTAATAATGTCAAATAAAAAAAGGAGGTAAATTTTTCACCCCCTTTCGTAAAAATATTTTTACCTTAATTCGTATTTTTCCATTTTATATTTTAATAATTGCTTTGAAATACCTAACCTTCTAGAGGTTTCTGCAAGTTTTCCTCCAGTGATATTTAGTTCTATCACAATTAGATTTTTTTCATATTCCTCCACTTTATCTTTTAGATTAAAGTTATTTTCGGTAAAACTTTTTTTCTCTAATACACTTGAGTAGTTTCTTATTTTCGCTGGAATATCATTTAAGTTAATCTCTTTCGAGCTTGCATTATTATACGCTGTTTCTATTGCATTCTTAAGTTCTCTTACATTACCCGGCCAATTATATTGTTGGAAAGCTAGTTTTACTTGATCATCCAATTT is drawn from Psychrobacillus sp. INOP01 and contains these coding sequences:
- the brnQ gene encoding branched-chain amino acid transport system II carrier protein, producing MKKPIQHSMIVGFALFAIFFGAGNLIFPPSIGNVSGSEWVSALIGFCVTGIVLPLLAVVAILNAGGRFEDLTRPISPWFYKAFNLLLMVGIGMLVTIPRMSATTHELGVHQLFPKVPSLVTIVVFFAICFYFAMDKSNVIDKIGKFLTPVLVIILLFIVGKGIFDPIGVPVVTEIKNSFSNAFISAYQTGDVVTGIFCAPIFIAAITAFGYKGKQARSMALTGTLIAGIGLLIVYGGLLYLGASGSGLFQTGIEDTALVSNLIEISLGNFGSIALAVAIALACLTSAIGVIAVIADFLNDLTKNKLSYRLWVAIVCIVGSVIGSAGVGAIVTYAMPIFTALYPVAIVLVILGTFRNFVPNPGSYQGAILLTFIVSLFETVGSLGLSIPFVTNIIANLPLSSNGFSWLVPAIVGFVVGSIIHKFFVKKNNASHSINSVEVQ
- a CDS encoding Ger(x)C family spore germination protein, which produces MKKKIVIIFISLLILLSGCWDENEPERMLYIYGLGIDYKDDKYEVYAQIIDFTMLAKTEQPNPQATQAEVGHASGKTVDEALFELYHSMDQKLFWGHLTYLVLSEEVLKNGNANPIVNTFVRYRETRYQTWVYSTQDSVKEVMLLTPILNKAISQSKIADPMNSYKQESFIEPINLRKMIIRLNEPSHEVNIPLVSIKENWETEKGPDKVAAMTGVSVITPKGFKQTIMLDKVRGLQWMTNETKRGEITVNLNLNNDNYLTVALDKIEVNVKPVTDKGEVMFDINIKMEATVSGFISKITEAEVRKGVGKEVKKEIEETYTEALKQDIDIYRLSEYLYRDNVKVWKKVQKEGKVELTENSIRNLTVNISKVNSGRRSFRETISE
- a CDS encoding endospore germination permease, encoding MKVVGPISILHVIFLSMTVIGLKNHVTILPPLLLVGGRDGWVSVLFAAMAIAPWLFLLVYVQHKSKQAPIGDWLKSVIGTVGSTIVLNIIAVYLVILAAFTMVETLKWVTTTFLPKTPSFLLLIIYTVLCILLASTNIQTIAIVNVIVLFGVVVLGFFVAFVNIQVKDYNLLRPFFENGFQPVFDGMVYPASGFVELLLLLFLQHHFKKRIKWFHYALMLFILMGLTIGPLMGAITEFGPVEAAKQRYPAYEEWGLVSIGRYLEHMDFFSIYQWLTGALIRVGFILFIVADVLKMNRKKKQIWIILLPAFFLTCLLLFLLSESLFLEIKRNYFLVTTFFFFFILSIFFASVAWISGKSSKKI
- a CDS encoding spore germination protein, producing MQSDVETIESNTLHQLFKNSADVQFQEYTFQQHKVMFITCDAMIDQHLLNDVIVKRVQLLCENVVDKSMEEAMFAQLHIPDLIKVEDKAEAISLVYTGHLLLYFDAENLLFSSNIAKKPNRNPEETRMEVLIKGPRDNFIEDISVNIALIRKRLPTNSLCVEKFVLGKRSKTSVAILYFDDIANKDILTEIKEQLRKVDTDIIFSGDILMEKVNKSAKIFPRNDYTGRPDYAIQALVRGRFLIFVDGVSYAIITPVNLFLLLKSGEDNEYPVIFSSLERILRVAGILIGLFLPAFWLALTSYHQNQMPLQLLATVVQANTGLPLPSVLEMLLMLAMFELFREAGLRLPSVIGGTISVVGGLIIGDAAIRAGLTSPAMIVIIAISTISTFTLVNQSLVTAVSILRICLIFITAFFGLFGFFIGFYFTIIYLSNIRIFGVPYMNIASDLSWSTISKSLFRMPSKYYNKRPKVLDPQDDTRTKEVQK
- a CDS encoding tyrosine-type recombinase/integrase translates to MRRELPKIVKDFLVYLTTIKGKSLRTRKEYEYDITLFLRFLIAAENDMDITKIDEIIIKDVTIDFIKEISLEDMYLFLEYCEIQRSNSAASRARKAATLKSFFKYLKGKRRMLDENPADELETPKIGKKKPIYMDQQEAEIFIRGIKKSNHYYRNYSMIMFFLNLGLRVSELCSLNLTSIQDNVLHVIGKGDKERTVFLNKACTVSLHKYMEKERQYIQDASTNQALFLSQKGTRLTRQTVAKIIKQINQDSGLNKEKLTPHKLRHTSATIMYKSGADIRSLQHILGHTSVSTTQIYTHVEDKEIERVIENNPFNQLG